In the Ornithinimicrobium pratense genome, CGGGGAAGATCCACCGGTTGCCCGCGGCCGCGACGGCGTCGAGAATCTCCAGGCCCACGACCCGGTGGTCGGCCTGGTTCAGCGCGCCGCCAGCAAAGCGGACGTCAAAGGTGCCGGTCACAACCACTTCCGGCCGGCGGCGGCGGATCTGCCGGGCCAGTGCCCGACGCAGCTCGAGCCCTGGCTCCAGCGTCCCGTCCTGGAAGCCGTCGAGGAAGTCGACGACCTCGACGCCCACCTCCAGGGCGCCGTCCCGCTCCTCCTGCTCGCGCACCACCGCCGCGTCGTGGGGATGCATGGTGTCGATCCCCGCCTCCCCGCGGGTGACCAGCAGGTAGGTGACCTCCTTCCCGGCGGCGGTCCAGGCGGCCACTGCGGCGGCAGTGCCGTACTCGATGTCGTCGGGGTGGGCGGCCACGACCAGCGCCCTTTGCCAGTCCTGCGGGAAGGGATGCAGCTCCATACCCCCACTCTGGCAGCCCACGGGCTCGATTAGGGCAGGGGGTCCGG is a window encoding:
- a CDS encoding PIG-L deacetylase family protein is translated as MELHPFPQDWQRALVVAAHPDDIEYGTAAAVAAWTAAGKEVTYLLVTRGEAGIDTMHPHDAAVVREQEERDGALEVGVEVVDFLDGFQDGTLEPGLELRRALARQIRRRRPEVVVTGTFDVRFAGGALNQADHRVVGLEILDAVAAAGNRWIFPELLQEGHEPWSGVRHQCWSGGERVTHEVDVTAHFEAAVRSLEAHRRYNEALPEDYPSPRQLLTQILGVPESRGADGVPTRYRWTADVAG